A window of Chitinophaga sp. MM2321 contains these coding sequences:
- a CDS encoding response regulator, translating into MKKTVLVIDDSAPIRFLLEAMLGKEYAVVSAADGFSALAWLSKGNTADCIVTDLQMPNIDGWELLEHLSGSGLYQDIPVIVLSGYMEANLSELSARFNNVHAFAQKPFDPTELMSTVGRIVSRQYTTV; encoded by the coding sequence ATGAAAAAAACAGTTTTAGTAATAGACGATAGTGCACCAATAAGATTTTTATTGGAAGCGATGCTTGGTAAAGAATATGCAGTAGTATCTGCGGCTGATGGATTCAGCGCGTTGGCATGGTTATCAAAAGGAAATACCGCCGACTGTATTGTTACTGATCTGCAAATGCCTAACATAGATGGATGGGAGTTATTGGAACACCTTTCCGGAAGCGGTTTGTATCAGGACATTCCTGTAATAGTACTCTCCGGATATATGGAAGCTAATCTATCAGAGCTTTCCGCCAGATTTAATAATGTGCATGCTTTTGCTCAGAAGCCGTTTGATCCTACGGAGTTGATGAGTACAGTAGGAAGAATAGTGAGCCGTCAATACACAACTGTATAA
- a CDS encoding sugar transferase codes for MNTITPTFEHVISGSETNAGKNLRGIVRQLPLEKFVLFVGQFYQGVPECQEHLKCLMVESVGDAEKLITEMLNVYRKIPAVIVFQFNSNYETTFAQWEKYFSTHQALKTIPFFLFTDKVSDSLRAFTKKQAYIDDIVTKENFNNLGSKIEFVSKFKRMNPYAAKLPVITKITPWYSHKWWSVAAKRLFDIMAASTALLLLSPVMLIIAALIKLESKGNIFYSSPRAGKNYRVFKFYKFRTMVANADKQLDQLKHLNQYDGDEKGAVFYKVSNDPRVTRLGSFLRNSSLDEIPQLFNVLKGDMSLVGNRPLPLYEAAALTTDEWTERFLAPAGITGLWQISKRGKKEMSAAERIHLDIDYAHRNSFRYDMWLMMNTPRALIQKDNV; via the coding sequence ATGAATACAATTACACCTACTTTTGAACATGTTATTAGTGGAAGCGAGACGAATGCAGGAAAAAATCTTAGAGGCATTGTTCGTCAATTGCCCCTTGAAAAGTTTGTGCTTTTTGTGGGACAGTTTTACCAGGGGGTACCCGAATGCCAGGAGCATTTAAAGTGCCTTATGGTAGAAAGTGTAGGAGATGCGGAAAAGTTGATCACCGAGATGTTGAATGTATATAGGAAGATCCCCGCTGTGATCGTTTTCCAGTTTAACAGTAATTACGAAACTACTTTCGCCCAGTGGGAAAAATATTTTTCCACACACCAGGCACTTAAAACAATTCCGTTTTTCCTGTTTACAGATAAGGTCTCTGATTCACTCAGAGCTTTCACTAAAAAGCAGGCTTATATAGATGATATCGTTACAAAGGAAAATTTCAATAACCTGGGAAGTAAAATCGAGTTTGTCAGTAAGTTTAAAAGGATGAATCCTTATGCTGCCAAACTCCCGGTTATAACTAAAATCACACCCTGGTATAGTCATAAATGGTGGAGTGTAGCAGCTAAACGTCTTTTTGATATTATGGCGGCTTCCACTGCACTGCTGCTGTTAAGCCCCGTTATGCTGATTATTGCAGCACTGATAAAACTGGAATCCAAGGGCAATATTTTTTATTCGTCGCCAAGAGCCGGTAAAAACTACCGGGTCTTTAAGTTCTATAAATTCCGCACCATGGTGGCAAACGCAGATAAACAGCTTGATCAGTTGAAACATCTGAATCAGTATGATGGAGATGAAAAGGGTGCTGTGTTTTATAAGGTATCCAATGATCCCCGGGTTACCCGTCTGGGCAGTTTCCTGAGAAATAGCAGCCTGGATGAAATTCCCCAGCTGTTTAATGTACTGAAGGGTGATATGTCGCTGGTAGGCAACAGGCCACTCCCACTGTATGAAGCAGCAGCACTGACTACCGACGAATGGACCGAGAGGTTCCTGGCACCGGCGGGCATCACAGGACTTTGGCAGATCAGCAAACGTGGAAAGAAAGAAATGTCCGCAGCGGAAAGAATTCATCTGGATATAGATTATGCACACCGCAACTCTTTCCGGTATGATATGTGGCTGATGATGAATACGCCTCGTGCGCTTATACAAAAAGACAACGTGTAA
- a CDS encoding glycosyltransferase family 2 protein — protein MVLFIIEIIFFSYLAGCIFFNLFLSVAGLFSKRKPVTEEVEEYFSKIAILVPAYKEDSIILSTAKSYEDQHYPTNRYEVIVIADSLQTATLQQLRDSGVTVIPVSFEKSTKARSLNAAFNQLGDDYDMALICDADNVLEADFLRKINQAFCNGEYAIQARRVAKNMDTPFAVLDAANEIIANHLYRKGANAVGLSSSVIGSGMAFHFPLIKGILKEIEATGGFDKVLQLLVVEKGHSIYYLEDARVYDEKVESPAAFQNQRKRWVSSQFVYLRTYWKKGWRQLWKGNLNYFNLAICQNILLPRMILLVITTVFTILSFFFHRFLLVPAAWWGVIFALNFISLLLPIPRLFFTRYLLTALLGLPRAILIMVSLMFRLKGANNTFIHTKHTKTNIDNPLLDATRK, from the coding sequence ATGGTATTATTTATAATTGAGATTATTTTCTTTTCCTATTTAGCCGGATGCATATTCTTCAACCTTTTCCTGTCTGTTGCAGGGCTCTTCTCAAAGCGGAAGCCTGTTACAGAAGAAGTAGAAGAGTATTTCAGTAAGATCGCTATATTGGTACCTGCCTATAAAGAAGATAGTATTATCCTTTCCACCGCAAAAAGTTATGAGGATCAGCATTATCCTACTAACCGTTATGAGGTGATCGTTATAGCAGATTCTTTACAAACGGCAACTCTACAACAGTTGAGAGACAGCGGTGTTACTGTTATCCCTGTGTCTTTTGAAAAAAGCACCAAGGCAAGGTCCTTGAATGCTGCTTTCAATCAACTGGGCGATGATTACGATATGGCCCTGATATGTGATGCAGATAATGTGCTGGAAGCAGATTTTTTAAGAAAGATTAATCAGGCATTCTGCAATGGGGAATACGCGATACAGGCAAGACGGGTAGCCAAAAACATGGATACACCGTTTGCTGTGCTGGATGCTGCCAATGAAATTATTGCCAACCATCTTTACCGGAAGGGAGCAAATGCAGTAGGTCTTTCTTCCTCTGTGATCGGTTCAGGCATGGCGTTTCATTTTCCACTGATAAAAGGAATTTTGAAAGAAATAGAAGCAACTGGTGGTTTTGATAAGGTTTTGCAATTGCTGGTAGTCGAAAAAGGACATAGCATTTATTACCTCGAAGATGCCAGGGTATATGATGAAAAGGTAGAAAGCCCGGCTGCATTCCAGAATCAGCGTAAGAGATGGGTATCCAGTCAGTTTGTATATCTGCGCACTTATTGGAAAAAAGGATGGCGGCAATTATGGAAAGGCAACTTGAATTATTTCAACCTGGCTATCTGTCAGAATATCTTACTGCCCCGGATGATACTGTTGGTAATCACCACTGTTTTTACCATTCTCTCCTTCTTTTTTCACCGTTTTCTACTGGTGCCTGCGGCATGGTGGGGGGTGATATTTGCATTAAATTTTATCAGCCTGCTGCTGCCTATTCCCCGTCTGTTCTTCACCCGTTATTTGCTTACCGCCCTGCTGGGATTGCCGCGTGCCATTCTGATCATGGTGTCGTTGATGTTCCGGTTGAAAGGCGCCAACAATACCTTTATTCATACTAAACATACTAAAACCAATATAGATAATCCTTTGCTCGATGCAACCAGAAAATAA
- a CDS encoding glycosyltransferase family 2 protein, with protein MQPENNPYYPLVSIITVNYNNTGVTCALLASLRKISYPNFEVIIVDNASVESPVAAIAEVFPTAKVISSPVNKGFAGGNNLGILAATGSYLFLVNNDTEFTEGLIEGLLEVFDKHPDAGIVSPKFHYYFEPGTIEYAGYNAVDMLTGRNSMIGCKEKDNGQYDATTETNYAHGGAMMIPRAAMDKVGLMPELYFLYYEEFDWCEQFKRKGYKIYYQYKSLIYHKESMTTGKNSPLKTYYLTRNRLLFMRRNVKLPARVFFMLYFTFLTVPKNTLQFILKRETVHLKAFWKGIMWNIKHLKPNTNPCVA; from the coding sequence ATGCAACCAGAAAATAATCCATATTATCCGTTGGTCTCTATTATTACTGTTAATTACAACAATACTGGTGTAACATGTGCGTTGCTGGCTTCTCTCCGGAAGATCAGCTATCCGAATTTTGAGGTGATCATCGTTGATAACGCTTCTGTAGAGAGCCCTGTTGCTGCTATAGCAGAAGTGTTTCCAACAGCAAAGGTAATCAGCAGTCCGGTAAACAAAGGTTTTGCAGGAGGCAATAATCTGGGTATATTAGCTGCTACAGGCAGTTATCTCTTCCTCGTAAATAACGATACAGAATTTACCGAAGGCCTGATAGAAGGTCTCTTGGAAGTTTTTGATAAACACCCGGATGCAGGTATCGTAAGCCCTAAATTTCACTATTATTTTGAACCGGGTACCATAGAATATGCTGGCTATAACGCAGTAGACATGCTCACAGGTCGTAACAGCATGATTGGTTGTAAGGAGAAAGATAACGGTCAATACGACGCCACCACTGAAACAAATTATGCACACGGTGGCGCCATGATGATTCCCCGCGCTGCAATGGATAAAGTTGGATTGATGCCGGAACTATATTTTCTCTATTATGAAGAATTTGACTGGTGTGAGCAGTTTAAACGGAAAGGATATAAGATCTACTACCAATACAAATCGCTTATTTATCATAAAGAATCGATGACCACAGGCAAGAATAGCCCGCTTAAAACGTATTACCTGACCCGGAACCGATTACTGTTCATGCGTAGAAATGTAAAACTTCCCGCCAGGGTATTTTTCATGCTGTACTTCACTTTTCTGACAGTACCTAAGAACACGTTGCAGTTCATACTGAAGCGGGAAACCGTTCATCTGAAAGCGTTCTGGAAGGGCATTATGTGGAACATTAAACACCTTAAACCGAATACAAACCCATGTGTGGCATAG
- the asnB gene encoding asparagine synthase (glutamine-hydrolyzing), which produces MCGIAGFIDFTRKTGKDILEQMTDVLKHRGPNDAGYEVFEHPQAHIGFGQRRLSILDLSSSGHQPMHFMQLSIIFNGEIYNFKEIRVELEKLDYTFQSGSDTEVLLKGYDAWKEKVLDKCIGMFAFVIYNREEGTIVLGRDRAGVKPLYYYWHEQTFLFGSELKSLCAFPGFRKEIDVKSVSLFLQFSYIPAPYTIYKHTSKLKPGHLLTIKLDSATIEEQEYWNVLDAYKKPLTELSEYAVIEQTEALMQSAYKYRMVSDVPVGVFLSGGYDSASVAAILQAGSGSRIKTFTIGYKEPQWDESREARKIAQHLGTDHHEWIIGPAEAKGVLELLPEIYDEPFADNSTVPTTLVSRLASQHVKVALSADGGDEVFSGYNKFNQSLSYTRYPKGLQGMLSQVMGLINPEMIPYFNRKYNFASRYEKMKLIWASGEPQKAMKYIAQYLTESEVAHYMGIQQEGYKTNFDLNGELSDVNDPLNKLLAVDYKTFLVDNNLVKVDRATMSVGIEGREPMLDHRLVEFLAKVPASLKVKNGINKYILKQIVHKYIPATLMDRPKRPFIAPLQEWFRDDLKEQMQYYLAPERLAKTGLFHVAHVQVLLKRYLSGGKVSHQKLWNILVFQLWYNHWIEKL; this is translated from the coding sequence ATGTGTGGCATAGCAGGATTTATTGATTTTACCAGGAAAACTGGCAAAGATATATTAGAGCAGATGACAGATGTGCTCAAGCACCGCGGCCCCAACGATGCCGGATATGAAGTGTTTGAACATCCCCAAGCGCATATAGGCTTCGGACAACGCAGGTTGTCTATCCTTGACCTAAGCAGTTCTGGTCATCAACCTATGCATTTTATGCAGTTGTCAATCATCTTCAACGGTGAGATTTATAACTTCAAGGAGATAAGGGTTGAACTGGAAAAACTGGATTACACTTTTCAATCCGGTTCAGACACGGAAGTATTACTGAAAGGGTATGACGCCTGGAAAGAAAAAGTGCTGGATAAGTGCATCGGCATGTTTGCCTTTGTTATCTACAACCGGGAAGAAGGAACTATTGTTCTTGGCCGCGATCGAGCAGGCGTGAAACCATTGTATTATTACTGGCACGAGCAGACATTCCTTTTTGGTTCGGAACTGAAAAGTCTTTGCGCGTTTCCGGGTTTCCGTAAGGAAATTGATGTGAAAAGCGTATCATTATTCCTGCAGTTTAGTTATATACCAGCGCCTTACACTATTTATAAACATACCAGTAAGCTGAAGCCAGGACACCTGCTCACCATAAAGCTGGATAGTGCAACGATCGAGGAGCAGGAATACTGGAACGTGCTGGATGCTTATAAAAAACCGCTGACTGAATTGTCTGAATATGCAGTAATAGAACAAACCGAGGCCCTGATGCAAAGCGCCTATAAATACAGAATGGTATCAGATGTACCAGTGGGCGTTTTTCTTAGTGGGGGATATGACAGCGCAAGCGTGGCTGCTATCCTTCAGGCGGGTTCGGGCAGCCGGATCAAGACTTTTACTATCGGTTATAAAGAGCCACAGTGGGACGAATCACGGGAGGCCAGGAAAATTGCGCAGCACCTCGGTACCGACCATCACGAATGGATTATTGGCCCTGCTGAAGCCAAAGGGGTATTAGAATTATTACCTGAAATTTATGATGAGCCATTTGCAGATAACTCCACGGTTCCAACAACATTGGTAAGCAGGCTGGCAAGTCAGCACGTTAAAGTGGCGCTTTCTGCAGATGGAGGAGATGAAGTATTTTCAGGGTATAATAAATTTAACCAGTCACTGTCTTATACCCGCTACCCAAAAGGTTTGCAGGGAATGCTCAGCCAGGTAATGGGGCTGATAAATCCTGAAATGATACCCTACTTTAACCGGAAATACAATTTTGCTTCCAGGTATGAAAAGATGAAACTGATATGGGCTTCCGGCGAACCACAGAAGGCCATGAAATATATCGCGCAGTATCTTACAGAAAGCGAAGTAGCACACTATATGGGTATCCAGCAGGAAGGATATAAAACCAATTTTGACCTGAACGGTGAATTGTCTGATGTGAATGATCCGCTGAACAAGTTGCTGGCTGTTGATTACAAAACCTTTCTGGTTGATAATAACCTGGTAAAAGTAGACAGAGCTACCATGTCTGTAGGTATTGAAGGAAGGGAGCCGATGTTGGATCACCGGTTGGTGGAATTTCTGGCAAAAGTACCTGCTTCACTCAAAGTGAAGAATGGGATCAATAAATATATACTGAAGCAGATCGTACATAAATATATTCCCGCTACATTGATGGATCGCCCTAAACGCCCGTTCATTGCACCATTGCAGGAATGGTTCCGCGATGATCTGAAAGAACAGATGCAGTATTATCTGGCACCGGAGAGATTGGCGAAAACAGGATTATTCCATGTGGCCCATGTGCAGGTACTTCTTAAACGTTATCTGTCCGGTGGGAAAGTCAGTCATCAAAAACTCTGGAATATCCTTGTATTCCAGCTTTGGTATAACCACTGGATAGAAAAATTATAG
- a CDS encoding glycosyltransferase family 4 protein, producing MEQERKIRILETIRQGKIGGGESHVLDLVASLDKSKFEAVVLSFTDGPMISALKEMDVPAYVIASEKAFDIGVWLQVKKFIKEQQIDIVHVHGTRANTNILWAARSLKLPVVYTIHGWSFHEGLHPLMKRARIAAEKFITRKAQVNICVSDANMTTGIAAFGRFHAMVIKNGVNLQKFNPAASYPDVKTAYGIPANHLVVGYIARMTLQKDPVGMVRAFAAVLQQIPRITLLMIGEGELKQAAMAEAKALGIEDNIKFDNFRQDVPAVLQSVDIYCLPSLWEGFPIGVLEAMAMGKAVIATDVDGTREAVQHDENGLLVAASNVEALTAAIIRLARDATLRSRLQHHAAGTIQSKYNVAQMTRQIESVYHQLFHQ from the coding sequence ATGGAACAAGAAAGAAAAATAAGGATACTGGAAACTATCCGTCAGGGAAAGATAGGAGGAGGAGAAAGCCATGTGCTGGACCTGGTGGCTTCATTGGATAAGTCGAAGTTTGAGGCAGTAGTACTTTCCTTTACAGACGGACCTATGATCAGTGCGCTTAAAGAAATGGACGTACCAGCATACGTGATTGCTAGTGAAAAGGCGTTTGATATAGGAGTATGGTTACAGGTTAAGAAATTTATAAAAGAGCAGCAGATAGATATTGTACATGTACATGGCACCCGGGCAAATACGAATATTCTCTGGGCGGCCCGTAGTCTGAAACTACCGGTTGTTTACACCATTCACGGGTGGTCTTTCCACGAGGGATTACACCCGCTGATGAAAAGGGCCAGAATTGCTGCGGAGAAGTTCATTACACGAAAAGCCCAGGTAAACATCTGTGTGTCTGATGCCAACATGACAACTGGGATAGCCGCTTTTGGCCGTTTCCATGCAATGGTGATCAAAAATGGGGTAAACCTGCAGAAATTCAATCCGGCAGCATCTTATCCGGATGTGAAAACTGCCTATGGAATACCAGCTAATCATTTGGTGGTCGGCTATATTGCGCGCATGACTCTTCAGAAGGACCCGGTGGGAATGGTCCGGGCGTTTGCTGCCGTATTGCAGCAAATACCGCGGATAACACTGCTGATGATAGGAGAGGGTGAGTTGAAACAAGCTGCTATGGCAGAGGCAAAGGCGCTGGGCATAGAAGATAATATAAAATTTGATAATTTCCGGCAAGATGTTCCTGCCGTATTGCAGTCGGTTGATATTTATTGCTTACCTTCTCTGTGGGAAGGATTTCCGATAGGAGTGCTGGAGGCAATGGCTATGGGTAAAGCGGTGATTGCAACAGACGTGGATGGAACCAGGGAAGCAGTACAGCATGATGAAAACGGTCTGCTGGTTGCTGCCAGTAATGTAGAAGCACTTACCGCTGCTATTATCCGGTTGGCAAGAGACGCGACGCTCCGGAGCAGGTTACAGCATCACGCAGCAGGAACGATTCAGTCAAAATATAATGTAGCTCAGATGACCAGGCAAATAGAATCCGTCTATCATCAGCTTTTTCACCAATAG
- a CDS encoding class I SAM-dependent methyltransferase, translating into MTQSAITYEYERIADIKRLNFITDSLQKEIPANGTVLDVGCGNGVISRHLGQFGYVVLGIDISQKTIDVARSKNTLPNVKFEAISAEQLTASGQTYDAVICSEVLEHLHHPEVLLRTIYASLKDGGTLVVTVPNGNGPREVCVTKPMLKARNNPGLWSFINNVKKALGFKGTTVQSQADNLDHVQFFSRKDLEQLANANDFEIIRFAKTNFVEDVFPFSLFTKRVKALQTLDCKVAELLPYSFTGGFNTLWKKTTR; encoded by the coding sequence ATGACACAGTCAGCAATTACATATGAATATGAGCGTATTGCAGATATTAAACGCTTAAACTTTATCACAGATAGCTTGCAGAAGGAAATTCCTGCCAACGGAACTGTATTGGATGTAGGTTGTGGAAATGGTGTGATCAGCCGGCATCTCGGCCAGTTTGGATATGTGGTGTTGGGCATTGATATCAGCCAGAAAACCATTGATGTAGCACGTAGCAAAAATACATTGCCCAATGTAAAATTTGAGGCGATCAGCGCGGAGCAACTGACGGCAAGTGGACAGACATATGATGCCGTTATATGTAGCGAAGTACTGGAACATCTGCATCATCCTGAAGTACTGCTGCGAACAATTTATGCCTCACTGAAAGATGGTGGTACCCTGGTTGTTACAGTGCCTAATGGCAACGGTCCCCGCGAAGTGTGTGTAACAAAGCCAATGCTGAAAGCCCGCAATAACCCTGGGCTATGGTCATTTATTAACAATGTTAAAAAAGCACTGGGTTTTAAAGGAACCACTGTACAGTCACAGGCTGATAATCTGGATCATGTGCAGTTCTTTTCCCGTAAAGACCTTGAGCAGCTTGCCAACGCGAATGACTTTGAGATTATCCGTTTTGCCAAAACAAATTTTGTAGAAGATGTATTTCCGTTTTCTCTTTTTACTAAAAGGGTGAAAGCGTTACAGACACTGGATTGCAAGGTGGCGGAGCTGTTGCCTTACAGTTTTACCGGTGGTTTTAACACGTTGTGGAAAAAAACAACGCGCTAA
- a CDS encoding beta-1,6-N-acetylglucosaminyltransferase, whose protein sequence is MSIAFIIQAHKNPAQLERLLHRLAHPDIDCYIHIDAKCDLADWQQVMTLPQVYLVKKRVNVTWAGWGLIQATLNSMASVIASGRQYAYITQLSGQDYPLKSAVAIHNYLYSQHNIQFMDIINEDELRRTISKVEQYHFVDYNFPGKYRLAEYLNKILPKRKAPLGHTFYSGSVWWTLTQDCVKYCIEYEQQHPELRRFYKLSWGADEFIFQTILMNSEYQHQIAGHNLHYIDWSEGKANPKLLGMEDMDAMMLSDKLFARKFDQDHSPGLLDKIDTLIISD, encoded by the coding sequence ATGAGTATTGCATTTATCATCCAGGCGCATAAAAATCCGGCACAACTGGAACGGTTACTACACCGGCTTGCACATCCCGATATTGACTGTTACATACATATTGATGCGAAGTGTGACCTGGCAGACTGGCAGCAGGTAATGACTTTACCACAGGTGTATCTTGTAAAGAAAAGGGTTAATGTTACCTGGGCCGGATGGGGCCTTATACAGGCTACTTTAAATAGCATGGCCTCCGTGATTGCTTCCGGCCGGCAATATGCATATATTACACAACTCAGCGGACAAGACTATCCTTTAAAATCAGCCGTCGCCATCCATAACTATCTTTATTCACAACATAATATCCAATTCATGGATATTATAAATGAAGACGAGCTACGACGTACTATTTCCAAAGTAGAACAGTACCATTTCGTAGACTACAACTTTCCTGGCAAATACCGGTTGGCTGAATATCTAAACAAAATTCTACCAAAACGCAAAGCACCTTTAGGACATACATTTTATAGCGGCTCCGTATGGTGGACACTTACACAGGATTGTGTGAAATATTGCATAGAGTATGAGCAACAACATCCTGAGCTAAGGCGCTTCTATAAACTATCCTGGGGAGCGGACGAATTTATTTTCCAGACGATATTAATGAACAGCGAGTACCAGCATCAGATTGCTGGTCACAATCTGCATTACATTGACTGGTCCGAAGGCAAAGCAAATCCGAAATTATTGGGGATGGAAGATATGGATGCCATGATGCTGTCAGATAAACTATTTGCCCGTAAGTTTGACCAGGATCATAGCCCCGGCCTACTAGACAAAATAGACACCCTTATCATAAGTGATTGA
- a CDS encoding oligosaccharide flippase family protein has protein sequence MASGLLATIRNRHFHSLLGNLVTAFFNVLSFALLVRTLSLPDFGEWVLFIASYGIMDQIRTGLLQSGIIKFYAGVEEETGRKVTGAAWYISLTVTLGYLLLSFIVFFAAYPFLNDAWHLFIGWIGILAVLSLPWNFASWILQAQHRFDKIVQIRLVQNGSFLLLLGALYLLHRISLPYALYAYCISMALTSIYCLFYKWTKIHSLYFRTREHAVELYRYGRLIVGSMVSSSLISYSDNLVIRTMMNPAAVAIYSIPQKFMEVIEIILRSFVATAQPTISAAANKNDFKAVASAFCRYTGTVSILIIPFIAGLLLLTQPLILILADKAYLGATDVVRIFLFSAILFPLDRFIGVTLDMINLPGINFYKNFLKLLLNIVCDVLFVYFFADIRSVALSSFVNIIFAVAFGYYYLKKHLDVRIKDIWIYGWQECIILLNKVINRRPIVK, from the coding sequence ATGGCTTCTGGTCTACTGGCAACCATTCGTAACAGGCATTTTCATTCATTATTAGGTAACCTGGTAACTGCTTTTTTTAACGTACTTTCCTTTGCATTACTGGTAAGAACTTTATCGCTCCCTGATTTTGGGGAATGGGTATTATTTATCGCTTCCTATGGTATCATGGATCAGATACGTACAGGACTCTTGCAATCCGGTATCATAAAGTTTTATGCTGGCGTGGAAGAAGAAACTGGTCGTAAAGTAACAGGTGCCGCCTGGTATATTTCCCTCACAGTTACATTAGGGTACCTTCTTTTGTCATTCATCGTGTTTTTTGCCGCCTACCCCTTCCTCAATGATGCCTGGCATCTTTTTATCGGCTGGATAGGCATATTGGCAGTTTTATCGCTCCCGTGGAACTTTGCCTCCTGGATATTACAGGCACAGCACAGGTTTGATAAAATTGTACAGATCAGGCTGGTGCAAAATGGTTCCTTTCTCTTGCTGCTCGGCGCATTATACCTACTGCACCGAATCTCACTACCCTACGCATTATACGCATATTGCATTTCTATGGCGCTGACAAGTATTTATTGTCTTTTCTATAAATGGACAAAAATACATTCCCTCTATTTCCGTACACGTGAACATGCAGTAGAACTTTACCGCTATGGTAGGTTAATTGTAGGGAGTATGGTATCATCTTCCCTCATCAGTTATTCGGATAACCTGGTGATCAGGACCATGATGAACCCTGCAGCAGTAGCCATCTACAGTATTCCACAAAAGTTCATGGAGGTGATAGAAATTATCCTGCGCAGTTTTGTGGCAACAGCGCAGCCTACCATATCTGCCGCGGCCAATAAAAATGACTTCAAAGCTGTGGCCAGTGCTTTTTGTAGATACACGGGTACAGTCAGCATCCTTATTATTCCTTTTATTGCAGGACTCTTGCTCCTGACACAACCTTTGATCCTTATACTTGCCGACAAAGCTTATCTCGGTGCTACAGATGTAGTCCGGATATTTTTATTCTCTGCTATTTTATTTCCATTAGACAGGTTTATTGGCGTCACCCTGGATATGATTAACCTTCCCGGTATCAATTTTTATAAAAATTTTCTGAAACTATTATTAAATATCGTATGCGACGTGCTGTTTGTTTATTTCTTTGCAGACATAAGATCGGTGGCACTATCTTCCTTCGTGAACATTATTTTTGCAGTAGCTTTCGGATATTACTATTTGAAAAAACACCTGGATGTGCGTATTAAGGATATCTGGATATATGGCTGGCAGGAGTGCATAATTCTGCTGAACAAAGTAATAAACAGACGACCTATCGTTAAATAA